The segment CAGCCAAGAGAAGGTTGAACATCGTGACAACTCTAAGCGATTTCAGCTCAAGGCTGTAAAGCTTCTTCGGAATTTTTGCAACCCACCCATCCGTTAGCCTTGAGAGAAGTCCCGCCAGCAGGAAGCCTGTGAGGACGTCGTATATCCAGTGGTGGGCCAGCAGAACAGTTGCGAAGGGAATGAGGCTGTTCACGGCTATTATCACTTTTCCCCCGAGTCTCTCCCGGTATTTCCAAACGGTGAGGATGTTTATCGCGGCGAAGGTGTTGTGGAGGGAAGGCAGGACGAACTCCTGCCGGGTAAGGAGGGTGTTCGTCGAGGTGTATCCGGGTATGTTATAGACGACGTGGGGGGCGTAGATGTGGAAGAGCAGGTAGATACCGCCAGCAACTGTATAGGCTAGGAGGTATCTTGCCAGAAGCTCATCGGAGGCCTCAATATCGCCGAGGTACAGGAGGACGTAAGAAACGACGAGGGCTATCGAACCGGCGAAGCCAAGGTAGTAAACCACCTTCAGGGCAACGTAAAGGGGAGTGATGGACTTCGTGAGGGAGAGCAGGCCAAGGACGAGCCCGCGCGAGGTGAGCGGGAGCTTGAGGAACTCCGGGGTAACGTCCCTGCTCCACCTTCCAAGGTAGTCGTAGATGAGGCCGAAGCCCACCCACCCGAAGTAGCTGATGATGAATGCGTTGAGTCTGAGGAGAACCTGCCTGCTATGAA is part of the Thermococcus sp. genome and harbors:
- a CDS encoding phosphatase PAP2 family protein; its protein translation is MEAVERLHSRQVLLRLNAFIISYFGWVGFGLIYDYLGRWSRDVTPEFLKLPLTSRGLVLGLLSLTKSITPLYVALKVVYYLGFAGSIALVVSYVLLYLGDIEASDELLARYLLAYTVAGGIYLLFHIYAPHVVYNIPGYTSTNTLLTRQEFVLPSLHNTFAAINILTVWKYRERLGGKVIIAVNSLIPFATVLLAHHWIYDVLTGFLLAGLLSRLTDGWVAKIPKKLYSLELKSLRVVTMFNLLLAALVLLIALNPAKWSMLVRSILGHP